A region of Brassica oleracea var. oleracea cultivar TO1000 unplaced genomic scaffold, BOL UnpScaffold02674, whole genome shotgun sequence DNA encodes the following proteins:
- the LOC106321714 gene encoding uncharacterized protein LOC106321714, with amino-acid sequence MLTYACLTALVPGKKQPAIRVKIVRTWMSPFGLIRPNTCMVFGDEKGSMIEATFPWGVVLPYEINLDEGDWFEILDFKLIHASGLIRTTRSKYHINLTHDSVVTKIQPITECNFLFCASYKTILRGLYHPKFCIGLCGALVEVGDIQDFPEAQANQFNHGNQPSIRFTQVKCVAYGSLAEKLYEYWSSTTANVVVCVLKLWRIEWGN; translated from the exons ATGTTGACCTACGCATGTTTGACCGCCTTGGTTCCAGGCAAAAAGCAGCCTGCAATTCGTGTCAAGATAGTCAGAACATGGATGTCACCTTTTGGTTTAATTCGACCCAATACATGTATGGTTTTTGGAGATGAAAAA GGTTCAATGATTGAAGCAACTTTTCCTTGGGGTGTGGTATTGCCGTATGAAATCAATCTTGACGAAGGTGATTGGTTTGAGATCTtagattttaaactaattcatGCTTCTGGATTGATTCGAACAACAAGGAGCAAATACCATATCAACCTCACTCATGACTCCGTGGTTACGAAGATTCAGCCTATCACCGAGTGTAACTTTCTCTTTTGTGCGAGTTACAAAACCATCCTCCGTGGTCTATACCATCCTAAGTTTTGTATTG GCCTATGTGGAGCTTTGGTTGAAGTAGGTGATATCCAAGATTTCCCCGAAGCGCAAGCAAACCAGTTTAATCATGGAAATCAACCCAGCATTCG TTTCACGCAAGTTAAGTGTGTTGCTTATGGATCTCTTGCTGAGAAGTTATATGAATACTGGTCTTCTACAACTGCAAATGTTGTTGTCTGTGTACTAAAGCTATGGAGAATTGAGTGGGGTAATG